In Desulfonatronovibrio magnus, the sequence GATGGAGGACCGCTTTGGAGTAAAAGCCAGGCATAGACTTATTGATAATGAGAATAATGCAGTGTATGCCTTGCAGGAGTCGGCTACAGATTACCGTCCAGGTTTTAACGGAAAAAATGATACCCTGATTATTTCATCGCAGGGCTCTAAGTGCTTACAACACAGCCGTTTTATGGTAGCAGGGGAAAGTCCGCGTGCCACATCTGATTCATTTTTGTATTTTACAACAGGGTGAAGAATCAGAAAAAAATCATAAACTTATTGGAAGCTCAACACAGACTCCGTGATCCTGTTTATGGGTATAATCAAGGACAGCTCATGAATAATCGGCATAAACTGAGGCGCTTACTAATCAAGGGATTCAAATCCTTTGATTCAGCAGGGCAAAGCATAGAATTTGGAGATATTAATGTCTGCATTGGCCCAAACGCAGCTGGCAAGAGCAACCTGGTCTCATTCTTCCGGATGCTCAACTTCATGACCACAGGGGCATTGCAGCAATTTATCGGTGAACAGGGGTATTCCGACTCAATCCTTCATTTTGGATCAGCCATTACCCCGGTCATGGAGGCGGAGTTATTTTTTGCCAGGGATGATGGAGAGTATAATAAATACGAGATCACCCTTGTCCATGCCAGCGGTGGCAAGCTTATTTTTACAAGGGAAATAGCTTGCTGGTCTGGTACAACCAAGGATAACTTACCTATGGTTGACCTCAAGTCTGGCCATGACGAATCCGCCCTGATCCAGGATGCTGACACAGGCCCAACCAGCCGCTTTGTTCTTGATCTGCTTAGAAAATGCCAGGTGTTTCAGTTTCATGACACCTCAAGCACGGCTAAGATCAGAAATCCAGGATATATAAACGACAACCGTTATCTGCGGGGTAATGCCGGTAATCTGGCTGCCTTCTTATACGCCATGAACGCTAAAGAGGAGACCAGGCCTTATTACAAGCGCATTTTGCAGCATATCAGAGAAGTAATCCCCGGATTTGGTGACTTCGAACTCCAGCCCACCGCACTGAACAGTGAATACATTAAGCTGGACTGGATGGAAAAGGGATCATCCTACCGCTTCGGTCCGCATCAGCTTTCCGACGGCAGCCTGCGCTTCATGGCCATGACCGCGCTTATGCTGCAGCCGCCGCAAACTCTGCCCGGCCTGATCATCCTGGATGAACCGGAACTCGGTCTGCACCCGGCTGCCTTGTCCTCTCTGGCCGGAATGGTCAAAAACGCGGCCCGGAAAAGCCAGATCATTTTGGCCACTCAATCCCCAAGGCTTGTGGATGAATTTGAGGCTGCTGAAATCATGGTCCTGGAACGTCACGAACAAACCAGGGCCACCCAGGTGCACAGGCTGGATGAGTCCTCCCTGAAAAACTGGCTTGAAAGGTATACCTTGTCCGAGTTGTGGGAGAAGAACGTCCTGGGAGGCAAGCCTTGAGCGGGCTCATCCGGTTGCACATCACAGCCGAAGGACAGACAGAGGAGAGATTTGTCCGCAGGATCCTTCAACCCACCTGGCCTTGAAAAATGTTAGCAGGGGACAGACCCCCCCACACTTATTTTTCTGAAGGATGACTGACACGCTTAAAAATAAGTGAGGGGAGAGTCAGCCTCCGTGCCACATCAAAATGTCTAAAATGACTAAAATGTTACTAATATTTTTTTGCAATAGGGAGTATTTGGGTCCAATTACGAATCACCTCAAAGGATAGCAAATCATGCTGGAGACAATCAATATCAAAAACTGCGGTCCGCTGCAGGAAGTGCAATGGACTCCCGGGCCGGGATTTAATGTTATTATTGGCGAAAACGATACCGGCAAAACACTGCTGCTCAAGGCCTTGTATGCGCTTGTGCGCGCAGTGGAGGAATACGGCAGGGGCAGTGACGTTCGTACTTTCCGCCAGGTTCTGGACACAAAACTGACCTGGACCTTCCAGTTAAAAAAGATTGGCGATTTAGTGCGTAAGGGCGAGGGCAACAAATTGCGTCTGGAAGCCGTAATTGATGGTCAGAAAGTTTTTTTCGGCTTTGGACAATCCGCGGAAAAAGGGGTTGGCGAGGCATTGGAGCCGGATACGCCCCGACAGGCCAATTCAGCCTATTTGCCTGCCAAAGAGGTCTTGTCCATAGAGGCTATAATCCGACAGTCAAGGGAGATAGACAAGCAGTTCGGCTTCGACGACACCTATTATGACTTGGTTCAGGCTGTAAACAAGCCTCCCCGGATGGGCAAGATCTGGAGGTCTTTTGCACATGCCAGAAAAGGGCTTGGAGATCTTATCGGGGGGCATCTGGAGCAAAGCGGCAAAGAGTGGTATTTCGTCAAGGGAAAGGCCTGGCATCCCGTTTCTATAACTGCTGAAGGTATCAAGAAAATCGCCATATTGGACAGGCTCCTGGGCAATCGGATGCTAACTCCGGATTCTGTCCTGTTTATAGACGAACCCGAGGCTGCCCTGCATCCCGCGGCGATCATCAAATTTCTGGATATGCTGGCCATGCTTGCCAGCCAGGGCGTACAGATATTAATGGCCACCCACTCTTACTTTGTGCTCAAGAAACTCCAGATCCTGAGCGTGCAAAAAAATATGTCCGTACCTCTGATGTCTTTGTCCGGCACTCAGCCCTGTGCAAGCGATCTCAGGGACGGGATGCCGGACAATCCTATTGTGGATACATCTGTTGCCCTATACGAAGAAGAGCTGGAGGCAAGCCTTGGCAAATAAGGAATATTTCGAATCCGGCATGAGCTTTGTTTTTGATGATCAAAGCGTATTTTTGCCTGAAAGGGTCCCTTTCCTTGAGAGGTTCCAGCATGTAAAAGCCTGTGATTTTGTTAGCCTTTACCATAAGAAATCCAGAAAAATACTGTTATTCATTGAAGCCAAAAGCTCTGCCCCGTATCAGCCGGAACCGCTTAAAAGCTATTTGAACAGTATTTACAGTCAATTCTGGCATAGCCTGTTTTTCTACATCAGCCTGGTATTTGACAGGCATGAAAATGCAGCTGCAGGTCTGCCCGACAAATTAAAACAAAAACAAAACCTGAAAAAACCAATTATGTGCGTGCTTGTAGTCCGTAGCCATAAAAAAGAATGGCTCCAGCCCCTGCAGGAAGGCCTGCGTAAGGAAATGTTGAGCATGAAGAAGGTTTTTGCCCAACTGGATATTGTTGTGACCAATGAACAGGGTGCCAGGAAATATGGACTGGTGAGGTAATATGATTTTGATTGGGCTTATTTATGCAAATATTTACTCTGATGTGTTATTATGAGAATTGCAGTAATAATTCCTTCCTTGGCAGGTGGCGGCAAAGAAAGAATGAGGTTGCATCTGATTAAGGAATGGCTGGATCATGGCATTGCAATCGATTTGGTTCTTTGCAGAAAACAGGGCGATTTGCTCCAGCTGGTTCCTTCAGAGGTCAAAATTTATGAAGTGGCAGCGCAACATAATTATTTCTTCCCTTTTGGGTTTTTACGTTATTTGATTAAACATAGACCAACCCATATTTTATCCGCTTCCAATGACATTACCGCCATGTCTCTGCTTATCAATCTTGTGACACGTTTAGATATTCCTGTGGTGGCCAGTTTTCACAACCATCTTTCTTCTGAAGTGCAGTTTGCCAAAGGATTGAAATTTTTTTCAGTTAAAATTGTAAATTTTATTCTGGCCAAAACAATCAGCAGGGCAAAAGGTGTAATCGCGGTTTCTAAAAGCGTTGCTGATGACCTCATAGGTCATTTTCCCTGCCTTAAGGACAATATCTATACAATCAATAATCCCACAATCAATCAGGATATGCGCAGGAGAGCAACACAGCCGTTATCCGGCAATCCAGTTCCAGCAGGAATCCCCTGGATATTTTATGCCGGTCGTTTAGTGCCCGCAAAAGGTCTGGATGTTCTGCTGCAGGCTTTTTATAAAATTGCTGCCAGGTCAAACGCTCACCTTGTCCTGGCAGGTGAAGGCCCCTTAAGGGCACAACTCACGGATATGGTTAGAGACATGAAACTAATTGACCGAGTTCATTTTATGGGATTCCAGGAAAATCCCCTGCCATGGATGAGGGAAGCAGATGTTTTTGTCTTGCCTTCAAGACACGAAGGGTTGCCTAATGTACTAATCGAAGCCCTGGCCTGCGGTGCCCAAATTGTTGCGACTGACTGTCCTGGCGGATCTGAAGAAATCCTTGGAAATGGTATTTATGGTCAGCTGGTTCCTGTTGATGATGCAGTCGCTCTTTCAAATGCTGTAATAATGAGCTTGAACAGAGAGTTTTACGTGGCACCTGAAATTTTGAAAGACAGAGCAGAGGATTATACTGTTGAAAAGGCGGCTAACGAGTACTTGAATGTTTTAAAAAATGCTTAATATCCAGATGGTCCCAAAGATATATTTCAATTTCATTTCTTAATGAATTGTTTATTTTGTCCATAGAATTCAAGCATAAAAATTTTGTATGACCTGACTTAATTTTGTTTATCTTGCTTACTATGGTCCTTTTTAAATCTCTTTCTCCGCTTATCATTTCAGATTCATTTGCATTTTTTAATACTG encodes:
- a CDS encoding AAA family ATPase; translated protein: MLETINIKNCGPLQEVQWTPGPGFNVIIGENDTGKTLLLKALYALVRAVEEYGRGSDVRTFRQVLDTKLTWTFQLKKIGDLVRKGEGNKLRLEAVIDGQKVFFGFGQSAEKGVGEALEPDTPRQANSAYLPAKEVLSIEAIIRQSREIDKQFGFDDTYYDLVQAVNKPPRMGKIWRSFAHARKGLGDLIGGHLEQSGKEWYFVKGKAWHPVSITAEGIKKIAILDRLLGNRMLTPDSVLFIDEPEAALHPAAIIKFLDMLAMLASQGVQILMATHSYFVLKKLQILSVQKNMSVPLMSLSGTQPCASDLRDGMPDNPIVDTSVALYEEELEASLGK
- a CDS encoding AAA family ATPase; protein product: MNNRHKLRRLLIKGFKSFDSAGQSIEFGDINVCIGPNAAGKSNLVSFFRMLNFMTTGALQQFIGEQGYSDSILHFGSAITPVMEAELFFARDDGEYNKYEITLVHASGGKLIFTREIACWSGTTKDNLPMVDLKSGHDESALIQDADTGPTSRFVLDLLRKCQVFQFHDTSSTAKIRNPGYINDNRYLRGNAGNLAAFLYAMNAKEETRPYYKRILQHIREVIPGFGDFELQPTALNSEYIKLDWMEKGSSYRFGPHQLSDGSLRFMAMTALMLQPPQTLPGLIILDEPELGLHPAALSSLAGMVKNAARKSQIILATQSPRLVDEFEAAEIMVLERHEQTRATQVHRLDESSLKNWLERYTLSELWEKNVLGGKP
- a CDS encoding glycosyltransferase, with the protein product MRIAVIIPSLAGGGKERMRLHLIKEWLDHGIAIDLVLCRKQGDLLQLVPSEVKIYEVAAQHNYFFPFGFLRYLIKHRPTHILSASNDITAMSLLINLVTRLDIPVVASFHNHLSSEVQFAKGLKFFSVKIVNFILAKTISRAKGVIAVSKSVADDLIGHFPCLKDNIYTINNPTINQDMRRRATQPLSGNPVPAGIPWIFYAGRLVPAKGLDVLLQAFYKIAARSNAHLVLAGEGPLRAQLTDMVRDMKLIDRVHFMGFQENPLPWMREADVFVLPSRHEGLPNVLIEALACGAQIVATDCPGGSEEILGNGIYGQLVPVDDAVALSNAVIMSLNREFYVAPEILKDRAEDYTVEKAANEYLNVLKNA